CATCCTCAACGCCGGCATCTTCGTGGGCACGGACCCCGAGAAGTACGAGGGCGCCGACTGGCTCGCCCAGCCCAAGCTGAGCGTCACCCGCAACACCACGATCACGCTGGACGCGCGCAAGGCGAAGCCGGTGAACATCACCGTGCCGGACGCCGCAGCCAAGCCCGCCTACCTCTCGGCCGACTTCACCGTCGAGGCCGACGACAGCGTCTTCGTCTACGGCTGGGGCCTGGAGTCGTTCGCGAACTTCCGCACCGCCCACCTCGGCCCGCAGGTCACCGACGGCTCGCTGTCCCAGCAGTGGGAGGGCCACTGGACCAAGGGCGCCAACGAGCAGTACGACACCAGCATCGGCGCCAAGGTGAAGCAGCTCGCCACCGGCTACACCAAGCACTACAAGCCCGGTGACCTGGCCCGCGTGAAGGTCGCCATGGGCGCCCAGGCCGCGGGCAAGAAGGGCGCGGTCTCCGCCATCGGCTGGCTGCCCGGCAGCTACGGCGCCTCCTCCATCGCCATCCCGCAGAACCTCCCCGGCACCCGCATCCTCAACCTGTCCACGCAGGGCGGCATCCGGTGGGACCTGGAGTTCGAGCAGTACGGCGGGGTGGACGCGGAGGGCTGGCCGCTCACCGAGTCGTACTACTCGTTCGGCTCCGGACTGGCCCTCAAGGCCGGCCAGACCTACTCCCGGACGGTCCAGAAGCCCGTCTTCGGCCCGACCCTCAACAGCGAGTTCGGCCTCTGGCGGGACGGCAACGAGATCTACGGCTACCTGCCGCTGTTCGCCGACTCGTCGAGGAACCCCGGCTCGACCGTGTTCACCTCGGTGGCCACCACCCTCTACCGCAACGGCACCAAGGTCGGCACCAACGACGACCCGCTGTTCGGCGAGAAGGCCTTCAAGGTCCCGTCCGGTGACGCCGCGTACAAGCTGACCACCTCGGTCAAGCGGAGCAGCAAGGTCACCGCCTCCTCCACCCGGATCGACGCGAGCTGGACCTTCCGCTCCAAGAAGCCCGCCGGCTCGGCCAAGCTCCCGGCCTCCACCGCCCGCTTCAACGCCGTCACCGGCCTGGACGGCAAGGTCACCGCGGGCAGGACCGCCACCTTCCCGGTCACCGTCGAGGGCGCGGCCAAGGGCAGCAACCTCAAGTCGCTGCACGTCTACGCCTCGTACGACTACGGCCAGACCTGGAAGAAGCTCACGGTCACCAACGGCAAGGTCACCGTGAAGAACCCGGCGAAGGGGAAGGCCATCTCCTTCCACGCCAAGATCACGGACAAGAAGGGCAACAAGTCCACGATCTCGATCTACAACGCCTACTACGGCAAGTAGCAGGCAGCCGGACCGCCCAGGGCCTCGGCGCCGTCACACCGACGGTGCCGAGGTCCTCGCGTCCGCCCCCCAGCTCGCCAGCAGGCGCAGCGCCTCCGCCGACGGCGAGCCCGGCTCGGCGTGATACGTCACCAGCGACTGCTCCCCGTCCGCGGGCAGCCGGAACGTCTCGAAGGACAGCGTCAGCTCGCCGACCAGCGGATGCCGCAGCAGCTTCACGCCGTACGCCTTCTCCTTCACATCGTGCCGCGCCCACAGCCGCCGGAAGTCCTCGCTCTTCACGGACAGCTCGCCGACCAGCGCCGACAGCCGCGGATCGTCCGGATGACACCCCGCGTCCAGCCGCAGGTAGCCGACCACGTCCGACGCCTTCTGCTCCCAGTGCGTGAACAGGTCCCGGTAGTCCGGACGCAGGAACACCAGCCGCGCCCAGTTCCGCTCCCGCTCCGGCAGCTTCGACCAGTCACCGAACAGCGCCGCCGCCATCCGGTTCCACGCCAGGACGTCCGAACGCCGGCCCACGACGTACGCCGGCACCCCGTCCAGCGTGTCCAGCAGCTGCCGCAGCGCCCCGCGCACCTGCTGGGTGCGGCACGCCGCCCGCTTCCTGTGCTGCTTCGGCTTCGCCAGATGCGTCAGATGGGCGTGCTCCGCGTCACTCAGCCGCAGCGCCCGGGCGATCGCGTCCAGCACCTCCGCCGAGACGTTGTTCCCGTTGCCCTGTTCAAGCCGGGTGTAGTACGCCACCGAGACCCCGGCGAGCTGAGCCAGCTCCTCGCGCCGCAGCCCCGGCACCCTGCGGTGCCGCCCGAAGTCGGGCAGGCCCACGTCCTCCGGCTTCAGCCGGGCCCGCCGGGTGCGCAGGAACTCGCTCAGCTCCGCCCGCCGGTCCAGACCGGCCCCCCGGTCCTCGGCGGGCTCGGGCACGGCGTCGAGCTGTTCGTCCATACGTCCAGTATTCACGGTCGTACGACGACGAGCCTGACCCCGCCAGTGGTACGCACGGCGGACGTACGCAAAAGCGTGGTCTGGGTGACCGCCGCGATCTCGGGGAGGCTCGACGGCGTGCCCGGACGGAAGACAGAAGGCAGCCGGGCACGAGACCCCCCGCTAGGAGACCCCTCGGCATGACCACTGTCGCCGCATACGCCGCCCCCTCCGCCAAGGCGCCGCTGGAGCGCACCACCATCGAGCGGCGGGAACCCGGCGAGTTCGACGTCCTGATCGACATCAAGTTCGCCGGCATCTGCCACTCCGACATCCACCAGGCCCGCGAAGGCTGGGGCGAGGCGATCTTCCCGATGGTGCCCGGCCACGAGATCGCCGGAGTCGTCGCCGCGGTCGGCTCCGGCGTCACCAGGTTCGCCGTCGGCGACCGGGTGGGCGTCGGCTGCATGGTCGACTCCTGCCGCGAGTGCGAGAACTGCAAGGCCGGCCAGGAGCAGTACTGCATCAAGGGCAACGTCCCCACCTACAACGGCATCGGCACGGACGGCCGGCCCACCTACGGCGGCTACGCGCAGACCGTCGTCGTCGACGAGAACTACGTCGTCCGCATCCCCGACGCCCTGCCCCTGGACGTCGCCGCGCCGCTGCTGTGCGCGGGCATCACCCTCTACTCCCCGCTCAAGCGCTTCGGCGCCGGCCCCGGCAAGAAGGTCGCCGTCGTCGGTCTCGGCGGCCTCGGCCACATGGGCGTGAAGATCGCGCACGCGCTCGGCGCCGAGGTGACGGTGCTGTCGCAGTCGCTGCGCAAGAAGGACGACGGCCTCAAGCTGGGCGCCGACCACTACTACGCCACCAGCGACCCGAAGACCTTCGAGGAGCTCGCGGGCACGTTCGACCTGATCGTCTCCACCGTCTCCGCCCCGCTCGACTTCGGCGCGTACCTCTCGCTGCTGAAGACCGAGGGCACCCTGGCGAACGTGGGCGCCCCCGAGGAGCCGATCTCCCTGAACCTGTTCTCGCTGATCGGCGGCGGCAAGACGCTGGCCGGCTCGATGATCGGCGGCATCGCCGAGACCCAGGAGATGCTGGACTTCTGCGCCGAGCACGGTCTGGGCGCCCAGATCGAGGTGATCCGCGCGGACCAGATCAACGAGGCCTACGAGCGGGTCCTCGCCAGCGACGTCCGCTACCGCTTCGTGATCGACACGGCGACGATCTGACGTCCCCCGGCGCACCGGAGGCCGCCGGCCTCCGGTGCGCCCCGGCGTGCGCCCGGCGGCCCGAGGACCGGAACCGGGACCGCCGGGTGGGGCCTAGCTATAGAGGGCCTGTCGTTTGGATCACCCCGGCGTCGCGGGTCGGTCGAGAGGCTCCGGACCTCAAGCCGGGCTGATCCGAACGAAAGGCCCTAGCCGACGCCGTTGAGGCCCCACCACTCGCCGTCGGTGCGCTCGCCCGCGGCCAGCGTGCCGGTGTCCCGGCCCCGGTAGGTGACCAGCCAGCCCAGGTGGCCCGGGTAACCGTCGATGACGTACCTGTCGTTGGTCACCGTGGCGAGGTCGGGACGCCCGTCCCCGGAGAAGTCACCGACCGAGATGAAGTTGGCCATGGCGTTCCAGCCACCGGAGCCGACCGGCTTGCGGGCGCCGAGCTTGCCGGCCGTGGTGCCCGGGTAGAGCCACAGCTTGCCGGTGGCGGCCTCGCGGGCGTACAGGTCGGCACGGCCGTTGCCGTTCACGTCGCCGATGCCCACGAGGGCGTTCATGGCGTTCCAGCCGCCGGAGCCGATCAGCTTGCGGGCGCCGAGCCTGCCCGTCGTGGTGCCCGGGTACAGCCACAGCTTCCCCGTCGCCTTCTCGACCGCCAGCAGGTCGGAACGGGCGTCGCCGGTCAGGTCGCCGAAGGCGGTGATCTTGGTCATGCCGTTCCAGCCGCCCGAGCCGAGCAGCCGGCGGCTGCCGAGGGAGCCGGTGCCGGTGCCGGGGTACAGCCACAGCTTGCCGGTGGCGGCCTCCCGGGCGATCAGGTCCTCACGGCCGTCGCGGCTGAAGTCGCCGTGCCGGGTGAGGGTGTTCATGCCGTTGAAGCCGCTGCCGACGAGCCGGCCCGTGCCGTTGCCCGGGGTGAACCACAGCCGCCCCACGTCGTCCCGGACCAGGACGTCCGCCCTGCGGTCCCCGTTCATGTCGCCGAACCCCTGCGCCTTCGGAGAGGTCTGCGCGTACCAGCGGGGGTAGGCCTTCTGGCTGCACTCGCGCTCGGTGCGGACGAACTTGACCGAGCTGGTGGTCGCGGTCGGCGACGAGGTGAGTTCCCCCGGCGAGTTCGGGTCCTGGGGGAAGTAGCCGCCCCAGGGCGACCAGTCCTTGTCCTCGTAGATGCAGGCGATCACCTTCGTACGGTTGACGTACGAGCGGATCCTGTCGTCCCAGCCGCCCAGGTCCGCGACGCTCTTGCTCGTCTTCCACATCGAGCCGGTGGCGCCCTCCCCCGACCACCCGCAGAAGTAACCCGCGGGGCAGTCGTACGAGTCGGCCGCCGCCGGCGCCGCACTCACGGCGCCGAGCCCGGTACCGGCCAGCACGAGACCGACGAGTGTCGCCGTGCCCCGGGTCAAACGATTCCGCATACGCTGCGTTCCCCTCCCATGTCCTGCGCGCCCGAAAACCCCTGCCCCGCAGAACTCCGGGCTCCCCGGGCGGTCATGGCAGGTGCTCGGCGGCTGTCCGACGCAAGCCAGGTGATCGTAGAGCACGGGAGCGCCCACCGCGCCGCCGCGGTCCGCCCGGCGCGGGCGAGGAGACGGGCGAAGCGGGGCCAAGGAAGCGGGGACACGTCCGACCGTGCGTCACCGCCGCTGCGGACACGTCGTCGAGGCCGGCGACGGTGACGTCGAGCATGTCCAGTGCGCGCGGCGGGGCCGCGGGGTCCCGGCGCGGATCCGGGGCGGGGCGGCCGGCCGCGGCCGGGTAGGCCCGGGTGGCGTCGCATCCGAGCGGGCGGCACACCGCAGGGCGGTGTGCCGCGGGGCGAGCGGCGACTGCCGGTCACGCATCCCGCGTCGCGTGGGTCCCCAAGCCCACGCGGCGCCGTCAGCCCTCGGCCGGGGCCACCCCGATCGGGCAGGACACCCCCGTGCCGCCGATGCCGCAGTAGCCTGCCGGGTTCTTGTCGAGGTACTGCTGGTGGTACGCCTCGGCCGGGTAGAAGGGGCGGCCGGAGGCCGGGAGGATCTCCGTGGTGATGCGGCCGTAGCCCGAGGCGGTCAGGACCTTCTGGTAGGCCTCGCGGGAGGACTCGGCGGTGGCGGCCTGCTCGGGGGTGTGGGTGTAGATCGCCGAGCGGTACTGGGTGCCGACGTCGTTGCCCTGGCGGAAGCCCTGGGTCGGGTCGTGGGACTCCCAGAAGGTCTTGAGGAGGCCGTCGTAGGAGACGACGGCCGGGTCGTAGACCACGCGGACGACCTCGGTGTGGCCGGTCAGGCCCGAGCAGACCTCCTCGTAGGTGGGGTGCTCGGTGTGGCCGCCCTGGTAGCCGACCAGGGTGGTGTACACGCCTGCCGGGAGCTGCCAGAACTTGCGCTCGGCGCCCCAGAAGCAGCCCAGGCCGAAGTCGGCGGTCTCCAGGCCCTCCGGGTAGGGGCCGAGGAGCGGCGTGCCGAGGACCGTGTGGCGCTCGGGGACGGTGAAGGACGGCTCCGGGCGGCCCTTCAGCGCCTGCTCGGGGGTGGGCAGGGTGGGCGTACGGCTGAAGAGCATCGTTTCCTCCTTGGACCGGGGTACCGGGGCCGACGGCGTGGTGGTGCCGTGGTGTGGTGTCTGTGACAACGTCCGGCCGGGCGGTCAGATTCCGCCGCGTGACTTCAGGACCTGCGCCGCGCTGTAGTCGCGTTCCCCCGTGTACGCCCTGATCATGCCCTCCCGGCTGCCGCGGTACGACCACGGCACCGCGTCGATGTAGCCGTCGACCAGGCGGAACTGCTCGACCGCCTCCTCGTGGCGGTCCTGCCAGAACAGCAGGCTGGCCAGCAGGTGGCGGACCTGCGGGAGCCGCCGGTCGCCGGGGTCGGCGGCGGCCGCCGCGGCCACGTCGGCGAGGGCCGCGTCGACCGCCTCGACGACCTCCGGGCGCTTGTAGAACTCGTCCCGGTTGAGGTCGTCGTGCGCGATGTCGTACTCGAAGTACGCCCGCAGCGGCAGCAGGGTCAGGAGCCGGCCGGGCCGGCCCCGCTCCGCCGCCGAGCGGGCGAACGCCTCCGCCAGCTCGTGCGAGCCGCACCACTTGGCGCACCAGTACTGCAGGGCGGCGGAGTGCGCGGCCAGGTGGTGCGGGTCGCGTTCCATGACCTGTGCCCAGAGCTTCTCGAAGCGGTCGTGCGGGTAGCCCTGGCCCATCGCCAGCGGCAGCTCGGCGATGAACGGGCAGGGGTCGTCACCCGCGAGGGACTGCGCGTGCGCGCACGCCTGTCCGGCCTGCTCCAGCACCCGGTGGAAGCCGGCGAACTGTTCGCCGGTGGTGTGCTGCGCGTACCCGCCGCCGCGGATCTCCCAGGCGAGGCCGATCAGCGACCTGGCGTGCACCAGGGCCGCGCCGGGGTCCTCCGGGTGCGCGGTGCGCCAGGCCAGCAGCCAGGAGTCGTCCTTCACCGCCTCGTGCGCCAGGACGCCGGCGCGCCGGTCGCGCTCCTCCCAGTCCCGCCCGGCCTCGGCCAGCCAGTCGGCGCCCTCCCGCCAGTTCCCGGCCCGGACCGTTTCGCGGACGGCCGTGGCCCGCGGGTCAGGGGCGCGGTCGTGGTCGGTGTCCAGCCGGTCGCCGGGCAGGAAGCCCAGCTTGGCCGCCGCCTTCGGCAGGTCCCCGGTGCGCACGCCGCCCGGACCCTTGGTGTGCTTGCGGAACCAGATCACGAGGCCGATGAGGAGGAGGAGCATCGGGATGACGATGTGCATGGGCGGGTGTCCTAGGGGAGAGGGGCGGCCGGCGGGGTCCGTCAGGTGGCGGGGGCCAGGAGTCTGCGCAGCTCGGTGGTGTCCGGTATGTCGTTCACCACGGCGTCCAGCGCCTGCTTCAGCCACGCCTCGTGGCCGTCCGGCAGGCGCAGCCGGGCCGCTTCGGTCCAGGACAGCTCCCAGTGCGCCCGGCCCTGGCGGGCGAGTTCCACGGTGACCAGGCGGGCGAGGCGGGCACGCAGCCGGGGCCGGGCGAACTCGCGGGCGGCGCGGCCCGTGGCGGCCTGCGCCTCGGGGGACTTGGGCAGCAGGTCGGCGAGCTGCCACAGCCGGCCCGCGTCGGCGGCGTCGAGGAACGCGGCGAGGGAGCCGTCGCCGCCCTGCGTCTCGGCGACGGCCCGGCGCAGCGGCTCCGCGTCCTGCTCGGCCTGCCGGAGCATCGACCGGTGGACCAGGTCGGGCCAGTCCGCGGCCCGGTTCAGGCGCTGTGCCTCGGGGGTGAGGACGGCCGCCGCCAGGTCGGCGAAGGCGCGGGCGGGGTCGGTGAGCAGGGCGAGGGCGGGGCGGGCGCCGGCCGGGGTGCGGCCGTCGTCGGGGAGCTCCTCGATGCGGGCGACGCGTTCGGCGATCGGCGGGTGGGAGTCGTACGGGGACTGCTCCTGCTCGGGCAGTCCGGCGCGCAGCTCGTCGAGTTCGGCGGCGCGTGCGGCGAGCAGCCGGCGCAGTCCGCCGAAGACCTCGCCGGGCGGCGGCAGCAGGCCGGCGCCGGTGCCGAGGGTGGCGTAGGACTGCATGTAGAAGTCGTGGGCGGCGTCCAGGACGGGAATCTCGCGCAGCGCGGAGGCGGTGGCGTCACGGCCGGCGACGCGGGCGGCGGCCAGGTCGGCGGCGAGTTCCTGCTGCCGGGCCACGCCCTGGGAGGTGCGCAGGTAGAAGGTGCCGTACCAGAGGAACGGCTTGGCGGCGAGGCGGTAGCTCAGGCCCGCCGGGCCGGGGTCGACGGCTGCGGCCTTCTTGCCGCGGGCGATCCGTCTGGCGTTCTTCCTCTCCAGCCGGGCCTGCTCCCGGGCGGCCTTCTCCTGCGACCGCTCGTGCAGGTTGGCGACGGTGCGCAGGACCTGGCGGCGGCCGCGCAGGGTGAGCGCGGTGAGGCGGGTGTCGTGGTGGGTGTAGTGGCCGAACTCGTGGGCGAGGACGGAGCGG
Above is a genomic segment from Streptomyces glaucescens containing:
- a CDS encoding helix-turn-helix domain-containing protein, with translation MDEQLDAVPEPAEDRGAGLDRRAELSEFLRTRRARLKPEDVGLPDFGRHRRVPGLRREELAQLAGVSVAYYTRLEQGNGNNVSAEVLDAIARALRLSDAEHAHLTHLAKPKQHRKRAACRTQQVRGALRQLLDTLDGVPAYVVGRRSDVLAWNRMAAALFGDWSKLPERERNWARLVFLRPDYRDLFTHWEQKASDVVGYLRLDAGCHPDDPRLSALVGELSVKSEDFRRLWARHDVKEKAYGVKLLRHPLVGELTLSFETFRLPADGEQSLVTYHAEPGSPSAEALRLLASWGADARTSAPSV
- a CDS encoding NAD(P)-dependent alcohol dehydrogenase; this translates as MTTVAAYAAPSAKAPLERTTIERREPGEFDVLIDIKFAGICHSDIHQAREGWGEAIFPMVPGHEIAGVVAAVGSGVTRFAVGDRVGVGCMVDSCRECENCKAGQEQYCIKGNVPTYNGIGTDGRPTYGGYAQTVVVDENYVVRIPDALPLDVAAPLLCAGITLYSPLKRFGAGPGKKVAVVGLGGLGHMGVKIAHALGAEVTVLSQSLRKKDDGLKLGADHYYATSDPKTFEELAGTFDLIVSTVSAPLDFGAYLSLLKTEGTLANVGAPEEPISLNLFSLIGGGKTLAGSMIGGIAETQEMLDFCAEHGLGAQIEVIRADQINEAYERVLASDVRYRFVIDTATI
- a CDS encoding FG-GAP-like repeat-containing protein; this translates as MRNRLTRGTATLVGLVLAGTGLGAVSAAPAAADSYDCPAGYFCGWSGEGATGSMWKTSKSVADLGGWDDRIRSYVNRTKVIACIYEDKDWSPWGGYFPQDPNSPGELTSSPTATTSSVKFVRTERECSQKAYPRWYAQTSPKAQGFGDMNGDRRADVLVRDDVGRLWFTPGNGTGRLVGSGFNGMNTLTRHGDFSRDGREDLIAREAATGKLWLYPGTGTGSLGSRRLLGSGGWNGMTKITAFGDLTGDARSDLLAVEKATGKLWLYPGTTTGRLGARKLIGSGGWNAMNALVGIGDVNGNGRADLYAREAATGKLWLYPGTTAGKLGARKPVGSGGWNAMANFISVGDFSGDGRPDLATVTNDRYVIDGYPGHLGWLVTYRGRDTGTLAAGERTDGEWWGLNGVG
- the msrA gene encoding peptide-methionine (S)-S-oxide reductase MsrA, which translates into the protein MLFSRTPTLPTPEQALKGRPEPSFTVPERHTVLGTPLLGPYPEGLETADFGLGCFWGAERKFWQLPAGVYTTLVGYQGGHTEHPTYEEVCSGLTGHTEVVRVVYDPAVVSYDGLLKTFWESHDPTQGFRQGNDVGTQYRSAIYTHTPEQAATAESSREAYQKVLTASGYGRITTEILPASGRPFYPAEAYHQQYLDKNPAGYCGIGGTGVSCPIGVAPAEG
- a CDS encoding M48 family metalloprotease; this translates as MGATLRALRALVLLAGFYLLGFVMLGALAAVDWAFAEAGVGALTAKIWFISALVALPIVQGMFALRAPKDEPPPGLSVTPEREPGLWAAVRELAELTGTRAPDEIVLTGDVNAAVAEDTRLLGLLPGRRRMYVGLPLMAGLNEPQLRSVLAHEFGHYTHHDTRLTALTLRGRRQVLRTVANLHERSQEKAAREQARLERKNARRIARGKKAAAVDPGPAGLSYRLAAKPFLWYGTFYLRTSQGVARQQELAADLAAARVAGRDATASALREIPVLDAAHDFYMQSYATLGTGAGLLPPPGEVFGGLRRLLAARAAELDELRAGLPEQEQSPYDSHPPIAERVARIEELPDDGRTPAGARPALALLTDPARAFADLAAAVLTPEAQRLNRAADWPDLVHRSMLRQAEQDAEPLRRAVAETQGGDGSLAAFLDAADAGRLWQLADLLPKSPEAQAATGRAAREFARPRLRARLARLVTVELARQGRAHWELSWTEAARLRLPDGHEAWLKQALDAVVNDIPDTTELRRLLAPAT